A genomic segment from Streptomyces sp. NBC_00459 encodes:
- a CDS encoding glucose PTS transporter subunit EIIB has translation MSTKAEKIVAGLGGLDNIEEVEGCITRLRCEVIDASLVDDAALKAAGAHGVVKMGTAIQVVIGTDADPIAADIEDMM, from the coding sequence ATGTCCACCAAGGCAGAGAAGATCGTCGCCGGCCTCGGCGGCCTCGACAACATCGAAGAGGTCGAGGGCTGCATCACGCGGCTGCGCTGCGAGGTCATCGACGCCTCGCTGGTCGACGACGCCGCCCTGAAGGCCGCCGGCGCCCACGGCGTCGTCAAGATGGGCACCGCCATCCAGGTCGTCATCGGCACGGACGCCGACCCGATCGCGGCGGACATCGAAGACATGATGTAG
- a CDS encoding HNH endonuclease signature motif containing protein gives MGASAYSKERLEEAARGARTLSEACGRLGVDPTSQKRRYISQRMKKLGVDVVHFEREGAKWTREILEPVVSASSSVNEVLRRLGLEVVGGHHTNISRRIKAYGIDTSHFTPVVRTERQRYNQRRRAAEEILAEDTSAHPKRVPSSRLKRAMGELGMEEHCALCGIEGVWLGEQLPLEVDHIDGNWRNNRVENLRLLCPNCHSTTDSYRGRGKGRAS, from the coding sequence ATGGGGGCAAGTGCGTACAGCAAAGAGCGGCTGGAGGAGGCGGCTCGGGGGGCGCGGACGCTGTCGGAGGCATGCGGGAGATTGGGGGTGGATCCGACGAGTCAGAAGCGGCGGTACATCTCCCAGCGGATGAAGAAACTAGGGGTGGATGTCGTTCACTTCGAGCGCGAAGGGGCCAAGTGGACGAGGGAGATCCTTGAGCCGGTGGTTTCGGCGTCATCGAGCGTCAACGAGGTTCTACGGCGACTCGGGCTCGAGGTGGTCGGCGGGCATCACACGAACATCTCCCGTCGCATCAAGGCTTACGGCATCGACACCTCGCACTTCACGCCAGTGGTCCGAACGGAGCGGCAGCGTTACAACCAGCGTCGGCGGGCTGCCGAGGAGATCCTGGCCGAGGACACCTCGGCACATCCCAAACGGGTCCCGAGCAGTCGCCTGAAGCGGGCGATGGGCGAGCTGGGCATGGAGGAGCACTGCGCCCTGTGCGGGATCGAAGGGGTTTGGCTCGGGGAGCAGCTCCCCCTCGAAGTCGACCACATCGACGGCAACTGGCGGAACAACCGCGTTGAGAACCTGAGGCTCCTTTGCCCCAACTGTCACTCGACAACGGACAGTTACCGCGGACGCGGCAAGGGGCGTGCCTCATGA
- a CDS encoding type II toxin-antitoxin system PemK/MazF family toxin, with protein MDTSWWLALAAVVLLALVAALVDGWGRGHKPSRRGGRPPGRAEGPKGQRGRAARPRPAEIWWANVPFEDGPGGKDRPCLVLSVRGRRATVAKITSKYHDERPGVIPLPPGAVGDAQGRPSFLETDELRDLPVGEFRRRVGVVDPALWDQVRHLAT; from the coding sequence ATGGACACGTCATGGTGGCTCGCCCTGGCGGCCGTCGTGCTGCTCGCGCTGGTCGCGGCGCTGGTGGACGGCTGGGGACGCGGGCACAAGCCGTCAAGGCGCGGGGGCAGGCCGCCGGGGCGGGCCGAGGGGCCGAAAGGTCAGCGGGGGCGGGCTGCGCGGCCCCGGCCCGCGGAGATCTGGTGGGCGAACGTGCCCTTCGAGGACGGGCCGGGCGGCAAGGACCGGCCGTGTCTGGTGCTCTCGGTGCGCGGGCGGCGTGCGACGGTCGCGAAGATCACCAGCAAGTACCACGACGAGCGGCCCGGAGTGATCCCGTTGCCGCCGGGTGCCGTGGGCGACGCCCAGGGCCGGCCGAGCTTCCTGGAGACGGACGAGCTGCGTGACCTGCCCGTGGGCGAGTTCCGGCGTCGGGTGGGGGTGGTGGACCCGGCCCTGTGGGACCAGGTCCGACACCTCGCCACGTAG
- a CDS encoding DUF3618 domain-containing protein, producing MADTSDSSRTPAQIEADIRRRRETLAETLDEIGVRVHPKTIVGDAKAKVVSNIDHTLGRAYVGVNRVVGDVKGQFVDEDGAPRIERIVPVALVVVGLVGLLALGTRRRKG from the coding sequence GTGGCGGACACCTCGGACAGCAGCAGAACCCCGGCGCAGATCGAGGCGGACATCAGGCGTCGTCGCGAGACGCTGGCCGAGACGCTCGACGAGATCGGGGTGCGGGTGCACCCGAAGACGATCGTCGGCGATGCCAAGGCCAAGGTCGTTTCGAACATCGATCACACCCTTGGGCGCGCCTACGTCGGCGTCAACCGGGTCGTCGGTGACGTCAAGGGACAGTTCGTCGATGAGGACGGGGCGCCCCGGATCGAGCGGATCGTGCCTGTTGCCCTGGTGGTCGTGGGGCTGGTCGGGCTGCTCGCTCTCGGCACCCGGCGGCGCAAGGGCTGA
- the bcp gene encoding thioredoxin-dependent thiol peroxidase — MSERLQPGDVAPAFTLPDADGNEVSLADHKGRKVIVYFYPAALTPGCTKQACDFTDNLDVLAGAGYDVIGISPDKPEKLAKFREKENLKVTLLGDTDKTVLQAYGAFGEKMNYGKTYVGVIRSTVIVDEEGKVERALYNVRATGHVAKIIKDLGV; from the coding sequence ATGAGCGAGCGACTCCAGCCCGGTGACGTGGCCCCGGCCTTCACCCTGCCCGACGCCGACGGCAACGAGGTGTCGCTGGCCGACCACAAGGGCCGCAAGGTCATCGTCTACTTCTACCCGGCAGCCCTGACCCCCGGCTGCACCAAGCAGGCCTGCGACTTCACGGACAACCTCGACGTCCTCGCCGGCGCGGGCTACGACGTGATCGGCATCTCCCCCGACAAGCCGGAGAAGCTCGCGAAGTTCCGCGAGAAGGAGAACCTGAAGGTCACCCTGCTCGGCGACACGGACAAGACGGTCCTTCAGGCGTACGGCGCCTTCGGCGAAAAGATGAACTACGGCAAGACGTACGTCGGCGTCATCCGCTCCACGGTCATCGTGGACGAGGAGGGCAAGGTCGAACGGGCGCTGTACAACGTCCGGGCGACGGGCCACGTAGCGAAGATCATCAAGGACCTGGGCGTCTGA
- the rdgB gene encoding RdgB/HAM1 family non-canonical purine NTP pyrophosphatase gives MTRLILATRNAGKITELRQILADAALPMDLVGAEAYPDIPDVKETGVTFAENALLKAHALAQATGLPAVADDSGLCVDVLNGAPGIFSARWAGKHGDDRANLELLLAQLSDIADEHRGAHFACAAALALPDGTERVVEGRMRGVLRHAPEGSGGFGYDPILQPEGDTRTCAQLTAAEKNAISHRGQAFRGLVPVVRELLG, from the coding sequence ATGACACGCCTGATCCTCGCCACCCGCAACGCCGGAAAGATCACCGAGCTGAGGCAGATCCTCGCCGACGCGGCCCTCCCCATGGACCTGGTCGGCGCGGAGGCCTACCCCGACATCCCCGACGTCAAGGAAACAGGCGTCACCTTCGCGGAGAACGCCCTCCTCAAGGCCCACGCCCTGGCCCAGGCAACGGGCCTCCCTGCGGTGGCCGACGACTCGGGCCTCTGCGTCGACGTCCTCAACGGCGCCCCGGGAATCTTCTCGGCCCGCTGGGCAGGGAAGCACGGCGACGACAGGGCCAACCTGGAGCTGCTCCTGGCCCAGCTGTCGGACATCGCGGACGAACACCGGGGCGCCCACTTCGCCTGCGCGGCGGCCCTGGCGCTTCCGGATGGCACGGAACGGGTGGTCGAGGGCCGGATGCGGGGCGTACTGCGACACGCCCCGGAGGGCTCGGGCGGCTTCGGCTATGACCCGATTCTCCAGCCGGAGGGCGACACGAGGACGTGCGCACAGCTGACGGCGGCCGAGAAGAACGCGATCAGTCATCGGGGGCAGGCGTTCCGGGGGTTGGTGCCGGTGGTTCGGGAGTTGTTGGGCTGA
- a CDS encoding MBL fold metallo-hydrolase, with the protein MKLTVVGCSGSFPSAESACSSYLVEADGFRLLLDMGNGALGELQRHCGLYDLDAIFLSHLHADHCIDMCAYFVARYYRHDGGRCDPIPVYGPEGTEHRLTTAYADTPTASSMSEVFDFHTVKPSTFDIGPFTVHTERVRHPVEAYGIRIEHAGKSLTYSGDTGVSETLEQLARNTDLFLCEAAFTHGKENIPDLHLNGREAGQTAKRAGARKLVLTHIPPWTDPQVNLLDARAEFSGPVELAAPRASYEI; encoded by the coding sequence ATGAAGCTCACCGTCGTCGGCTGCTCGGGGTCGTTCCCGTCCGCGGAATCGGCCTGTTCGAGCTACCTCGTAGAGGCCGACGGCTTCCGGCTGCTACTCGACATGGGCAACGGTGCCCTTGGCGAGTTGCAGCGCCACTGCGGTCTGTACGACCTCGACGCGATCTTTCTCAGCCATCTGCACGCCGACCACTGCATCGACATGTGCGCGTACTTCGTCGCGCGGTACTACCGCCACGACGGCGGGCGCTGCGACCCGATCCCGGTCTACGGCCCCGAGGGCACCGAACACCGCCTCACCACCGCCTACGCCGACACCCCCACCGCCTCCTCCATGAGCGAGGTCTTCGACTTCCACACGGTCAAGCCGAGCACCTTCGACATCGGCCCGTTCACCGTCCACACCGAGCGGGTGCGTCACCCGGTGGAGGCGTACGGCATCCGCATCGAGCACGCCGGGAAGTCACTGACGTACTCGGGGGACACCGGCGTCAGCGAGACGCTGGAGCAACTCGCCCGGAACACCGACCTGTTCCTGTGCGAGGCCGCGTTCACGCACGGCAAGGAGAACATCCCCGACCTGCACCTCAACGGCCGCGAGGCAGGCCAGACGGCGAAACGCGCGGGGGCGCGCAAGCTCGTCCTGACCCACATCCCCCCGTGGACCGACCCGCAGGTGAACCTGCTCGACGCCCGCGCGGAGTTCAGCGGGCCGGTGGAACTGGCGGCGCCGAGGGCGTCGTACGAGATCTGA
- a CDS encoding HNH endonuclease signature motif containing protein, which yields MTSGVQYTRERLAEAAARCSDLDEVIAFFGTSPYGYLRKYLTKRFAHFAIDISHFAPCGRSARPTTDELRTAVAESTSLAEVLRHLGRTDNGTQRTKLHKWIADDQLVTAHFLGQAHQRGRPAPNSKRPEDVLVKHEGKQRTTTTRLRRALNEVGVAEECAGCGTGPEWRGKPMTLEIDHINGDWSDDRRENLRLLCPNCHAITSTWCRGGRGRQATPGTMAGG from the coding sequence ATGACCAGCGGAGTGCAGTACACCCGCGAGCGCTTGGCCGAGGCAGCGGCTCGGTGTTCCGACCTCGACGAGGTCATTGCCTTCTTCGGCACCTCGCCATACGGCTACCTCCGCAAGTACCTCACCAAGCGATTCGCCCACTTCGCCATCGACATCTCGCACTTCGCCCCATGCGGCAGGTCCGCCCGGCCCACCACCGACGAATTACGGACGGCCGTCGCCGAATCCACCTCCTTGGCGGAGGTGCTACGCCACCTCGGGCGCACGGACAACGGCACCCAGCGGACGAAGCTGCACAAGTGGATTGCCGACGATCAGTTGGTGACGGCACATTTCCTGGGGCAGGCACACCAGCGGGGAAGGCCGGCCCCGAACTCCAAACGGCCTGAGGATGTCCTGGTGAAGCACGAGGGCAAGCAACGGACGACGACAACGCGTCTGCGTCGAGCGCTCAACGAGGTCGGCGTAGCCGAGGAATGCGCCGGGTGCGGCACCGGCCCGGAGTGGCGCGGCAAACCCATGACCCTGGAGATCGATCACATCAACGGGGACTGGAGCGACGACCGGCGGGAGAACCTGCGGTTGCTCTGCCCCAACTGTCACGCGATCACCAGCACCTGGTGCAGGGGAGGCAGAGGGCGGCAAGCAACTCCCGGTACGATGGCAGGCGGCTAG
- a CDS encoding GroES family chaperonin, which yields MSAKSNEQSTHHDKLPIRMLHDRVLVRQDASEGERRSGGGILIPATAAVGRRLAWAEVVAVGQNVRTVEPGDRVLYDPEDLAEVEVRGVAYVLMRERDLHAVAADRFEGSEDSTGLYL from the coding sequence GTGAGCGCCAAAAGCAATGAGCAGAGCACCCATCACGACAAGCTGCCGATCCGGATGCTGCACGACCGTGTGCTCGTGCGGCAGGACGCCAGCGAGGGCGAGCGGCGTTCCGGCGGCGGCATCCTGATTCCCGCCACGGCGGCCGTCGGGCGTCGGCTGGCCTGGGCTGAGGTCGTCGCGGTCGGGCAGAACGTACGGACGGTGGAGCCGGGCGACCGTGTTCTGTACGACCCGGAGGATCTTGCCGAGGTCGAGGTGCGCGGGGTCGCCTATGTGCTGATGCGTGAGCGCGATCTGCATGCCGTCGCGGCCGACCGGTTCGAGGGCTCCGAGGACTCGACCGGCCTGTATCTGTAG
- a CDS encoding PTS transporter subunit EIIC has product MSTATTAAVPAKKRGSGLIQGLQKVGRSLQLPIAVLPAAGLLLRLGQADSQERFHIPADVAKVFAGAGGALLDSSFGLPLLFCIGVAIGFAKKADGSTALAAVVGFLTYYAVIHQYPIKDGHEGATYTGTGLGGGFWQKGNEAAQTATFQNPGVLGGIILGLLTAVLWQRYHRKQLVDWLGFFNGRRLVPIITAALGTTLGVLVVLGWQPIGDVITNFGEWMTGLGSFGAALFGLINRALIPIGMHQFVNSVAWFQIGDFTNSAGTVFHGDLPRFFGGDPSAGMFMTGFFPIMMFGLPAAALAIAHSARPERRKAVLGMMMSMALTSFVTGVTEPIEFTFMFIAPVLYAIHAVLTAISMAVTWALGMHMGFSFSAGFIDVFINWGISTKPWLLIPVGLVFGAIYYVVFRFAITKFNLPTPGREPDEEVEDLTKA; this is encoded by the coding sequence ATGAGCACCGCCACCACCGCGGCGGTCCCCGCGAAGAAGAGGGGATCCGGCCTGATCCAGGGCCTGCAGAAGGTCGGCCGCAGCCTGCAGCTCCCGATCGCCGTACTTCCGGCGGCGGGCCTTCTGCTCCGGCTCGGCCAAGCCGACTCCCAGGAGAGGTTCCACATCCCCGCCGATGTGGCGAAGGTGTTCGCCGGAGCCGGCGGCGCCCTGCTGGACAGCTCCTTCGGTCTGCCCCTGCTGTTCTGCATAGGCGTGGCCATCGGCTTCGCCAAGAAGGCCGACGGCTCGACGGCGCTGGCCGCAGTGGTCGGGTTCCTCACCTACTACGCGGTGATCCACCAGTACCCGATCAAGGACGGCCACGAGGGCGCCACCTACACGGGGACCGGACTCGGCGGCGGTTTCTGGCAGAAGGGCAACGAGGCCGCCCAGACCGCGACCTTCCAGAACCCGGGCGTGCTCGGCGGCATCATCCTCGGCCTTCTGACGGCGGTGCTCTGGCAGCGCTACCACCGCAAGCAGCTCGTCGACTGGCTCGGCTTCTTCAACGGCCGGCGACTTGTGCCGATCATCACGGCCGCCCTCGGCACCACCCTCGGCGTCCTGGTTGTCCTGGGCTGGCAGCCCATCGGTGACGTGATCACCAACTTCGGCGAGTGGATGACGGGTCTGGGTTCCTTCGGCGCCGCTCTCTTCGGTCTCATCAACCGCGCGCTGATCCCGATCGGCATGCACCAGTTCGTGAACTCGGTGGCCTGGTTCCAGATCGGCGACTTCACCAACTCCGCCGGCACCGTCTTCCACGGCGACCTGCCGCGCTTCTTCGGCGGTGACCCGTCCGCCGGAATGTTCATGACCGGCTTCTTCCCGATCATGATGTTCGGTCTGCCGGCCGCCGCCCTCGCGATCGCGCACTCCGCCCGGCCCGAGCGTCGCAAGGCCGTCCTGGGCATGATGATGTCGATGGCGCTGACCTCGTTCGTCACGGGTGTCACCGAGCCGATCGAGTTCACCTTCATGTTCATCGCCCCGGTGCTGTACGCCATCCACGCGGTCCTCACCGCGATCTCGATGGCTGTGACCTGGGCCCTGGGCATGCACATGGGCTTCAGCTTCTCGGCCGGCTTCATCGACGTCTTCATCAACTGGGGCATCTCCACCAAGCCCTGGCTGCTGATCCCCGTCGGCCTGGTCTTCGGCGCGATCTACTACGTCGTCTTCCGCTTCGCCATCACCAAGTTCAACCTCCCCACCCCCGGCCGCGAGCCCGACGAGGAGGTCGAGGATCTCACCAAGGCGTGA
- the rph gene encoding ribonuclease PH encodes MSRIDGRTPEQLRPVTIERGWSKHAEGSVLVSFGDTKVFCTASVTEGVPRWRKGSGEGWVTAEYSMLPRATNTRGDRESVRGKIGGRTHEISRLIGRSLRAVIDYKALGENTIVLDCDVLQADGGTRTAAITGAYVALADAITWAQGKKLIRANRQPLTGTVSAVSVGIVGGVPLLDLCYEEDVRAETDMNVVCTGDGRFVEVQGTAEAEPFAREELNALLDLAVAGCTDLTALQRKALDATLER; translated from the coding sequence ATGTCACGTATCGACGGCCGCACCCCCGAACAACTCCGCCCCGTCACCATCGAACGCGGTTGGAGCAAGCACGCCGAGGGCTCCGTCCTCGTCTCCTTCGGCGACACCAAGGTCTTCTGCACAGCCTCCGTCACCGAGGGCGTCCCGCGCTGGCGCAAGGGCAGCGGCGAGGGCTGGGTCACCGCCGAATACTCGATGCTCCCGCGCGCCACCAACACCCGCGGCGACCGCGAATCCGTGCGCGGCAAGATCGGCGGCCGCACGCACGAGATCAGCCGCCTCATCGGCCGCTCCCTGCGCGCGGTCATCGACTACAAGGCGCTCGGCGAGAACACGATCGTCCTCGACTGCGACGTCCTCCAGGCCGACGGCGGCACCCGCACGGCCGCCATCACCGGCGCGTACGTCGCCCTCGCCGACGCCATCACCTGGGCCCAGGGCAAGAAGCTGATCCGCGCCAACCGCCAGCCCCTCACAGGCACGGTGAGCGCGGTGTCGGTAGGCATCGTGGGCGGAGTGCCGTTGCTGGACCTCTGCTACGAGGAGGACGTACGCGCCGAGACCGACATGAACGTCGTCTGCACCGGCGACGGCCGCTTCGTCGAGGTCCAGGGCACCGCCGAAGCCGAACCGTTCGCCCGCGAGGAGCTCAACGCACTCCTCGACCTCGCGGTCGCCGGCTGCACGGACCTGACGGCCCTCCAGCGCAAGGCGCTGGACGCCACCCTGGAAAGGTAA